Within Xiphias gladius isolate SHS-SW01 ecotype Sanya breed wild chromosome 5, ASM1685928v1, whole genome shotgun sequence, the genomic segment TTCTGCTAGAAATCAAGGAAACAATTGGCTCATTACAGGTGAATGATCTTGACACAGAGTTGTTCTCAACAGTGACAGGCAAGGAAATTCAGCAGGGAGATTTCTGCACAGGTGAATACTGGGCTAGAAACATTCGTGAGCCAGTAGCTTTTGAGCAAGCAGTGAGGTCGGCAGCTAAAGGAAAGAGGAACACAGTTTTTGTAGAGGTAGGGCCTAGAAGGGTGCTACAGAGAAACATCTTGGAATCTCTGGATAATGACACAACTGTTCTAGCCTCAGTGCAGCCAGAGAAAGATCATGAAACAATCATGTCTGTTCTTTCAAAGCTGTTTGAACTGGGTGTTCAGGTAGATTGGAACATCTTCTACAAAGGATATGAGACATTGCCATTGCCTTTCCCGAAATACAGGTTTGATTGCTCAGACAGAGATATTATCATCGgagcagcacagagaaacacagcaagTAATCATCCTGTGCTCTGTCAGACTGGAAGTGAAAGCAACATTTTCACCTGTGATCTGATGTCAGACGCTTCTTTCTACCTGAAAGAGCACAAACACAACGATATACCCATCATCCCCGGTGCCTTCTATGCTGAGTTGGGTTTAGCTGCAGTAATGGCCAGTGCCAAACCAAAAGTACCACTCAACTCACTGCAACTCAGTGTAAATTTTCACAGTCCATGTGTTCTAACCCTGAATTCACCTGAAATGAAGGTgcaactgaaacaaacagagaaagaaaccaGTTTCACGGTATTCTCCCCATCTGCAATGTATGCTTCAGGTACAGTTGTTTCCAAAAGAGAGAGGGTGATTGAGGAGCAGTGCATTTCACTAAGCTCCATTTACAAAAGATGCAAATCTGTAGTGAGCTCTCGGGAGTTCTATGGGTATCTGTCTCAAGGAGGCTTTCAGTATGGAGACGTCTTGCAGAACAAGGGGACTGTCCACTACGGAGAAGATCTCAAGGAGGCTATTGCAGTTGTCTCAGTTCCAAAGGAACTGCGGTCTCAGTTGCATGACtactgcattcatcctgttgtgTTGGATTTTTTGATGCAGCTTCTCCCAGTTACAGTAGAGCATGTTTTTGCCGGCAGGCCAGGCTTTCCAGCCAAAATAGGATGTTTGACAGTGTTTGAACCCTTGCAAGATGAGATGATTGTCTATCTGAGAGCAACTGATGTGGGCTTTGATCACTTTGAGGTGTGTGGCTGCTTTGCAGATGGAGAAGGCAGAGTGTTGGTTGAGGTTAGGCATGTGATAATCAAGTATCTTGGCAGTCGCTCTCATTTGGTTGAGAAGTATTTCTACCATAATGCCTTCAATGTCATCACTGAAAGTATCACATCTGCTCCTCCTCTCAAGGCCTTGGTCTTCTGTGACCACATAGGGATCTCTAAAGGCCTGCAACGACATTTGGACTCAAGATCTCAATACATTCCATTCACACATGCCAAAGATATCTTGAGCTATGGCTTCCCCTATCTCTTGGCAAAACTCAATATCACAGATATTGAGAAAAACTTTGATGAGGTCTTGTTTTTGTGGGGCAAAGAAAACCTTACCTCATTGGCAGCTGATGTCATCCTGCAGAATTTGGTGAGCTGCTGTGAGATTTTCCGCCAAATAGTCCTTGAGCTCAAGCGAATTCACTACCCACACTCCATTCGAGCAGTAACCTACTGTTCATCTGACATCACAGTAAACCACATAAGTCCAGGTTTTGCTCTTGTTGGTATGACAAGATCATTTGCTGCAGAGATACCAGATCTTTCATGTCAGCTGATTGATATGAGCACTGTCTCTGCTAAGGACATTGCAGCTCTGTCTGATGTCCTACAGTCATATCCTTGCAGTAAGTACCCGGAGTTGGTGGTAAAAGATGGACTGATTTTGAAACCTTCCATTGTCCGTACTCCAGCTGAAATCATTGACAGTTCAGGACGCAGTTTTACCACTACAGTGTCTGAGCCCTGCATCCTTCAGACAGCTGATGCTCATAAGATTACTCAAGTGAGTGCAATTCACTCGGACGAAGGGGCCCTGCCAATCAGTGACACATCAGTTGAAATTCAGCCCAATAAGATATGTGTTCATTCATCTGACTACTTCCCTGTCAGTGCTGCACATCTGAAATTTGGCCAGACACTGTACTGGAACAAACACTCATCACAGAATCACAAGCTACTGGCTCTTGATTTCAGTGGTACTGTTATAGCAGTTGGAAAAGATGTCAAGAAACTGAAAGTGGGAGACCACGTTGCTTCTTGTTATCCTGTGGTGGCAGCCAGCAAGGTCAGAGTTCCAGAGGATGCATGCTACAGCACCAAACGATTCCCATTCCTTCAAAAAACACCCTGTGTTTCTTACTTTGTGCTAGCATGGGAAATCCTGCATCGAGCCTTGCCCAAAGCCAAAAATCATCTAGGAATCATATCCTCTGTCCCCGAGTCTGCTCTGGTGAAAGTCTTGGCACTTACTTCTTACAAATCAGGCTGGAATGTGATTGTTAGAACACAGTGTAATGGCTCTATTGTAAATGTCAGTCAAATGGATGCATTGGTCGTCCTGCCTCCAACTGATAAATCCCTGATTGACAAAATTTGCAATTTTTCAGGGGTCCAACATGTTGTCATCATCTGTGAATCTCAGATGCAGGGTTTGCTTGCTCGGGATGTGTTCCACAGTGTAAAGGAAAATGTTCGTGTGCAGACAATTCAGATGCCAGTCATTTTGCAAAAGGGATCCTTGAGTGCACAAAGGCCACATATTTATCACTGGATTAAGTCCTTGAACTTGAGCAGGAAATTTTCTCTTAAAAGCTTTACCTTTCAGAGTGTTAAACATGACAGCACCGAGAACCTTCATTTGGAGAAACCAGAATCGTACTTTAGCTCAAAGACACTGGCTGTTTTGGCTCTGGAAAAAGATGTCAACGGTACGCTGTCTGAAATTCCATTGCtgccaacaaaaaaacaacttttccgAAAGACAGCAGTGTACATAGTGGCAGGTGGTCTTTCTGGTCTGGGCTTTGAAACTGTCAAGTTCATCTCACAAAGAGGGGGGGGGTACATTGCCATACTCTCCAGGAGCAAGCCCACACTAGATGTGCAGCAAGAGATACACAATGTAGAAAAACAGTGTGGAAACTGCATCATTAGCATGGAGTGTGACATATCTGTCTCTGAGCATGTGCAGAAGGTTATCAGTGTCATCGGCCAGAAGTTCCCGGGTTGTCCAGTTAGAGGAGTGTTTCACAGTGCAGTTGTCTTGCATGACGGGCTGATAGAGACCCTTGACAGATCTCTCTATGAGAAAGTTCTCAAACCAAAAGTAAGTGGTGCACTAAATTTGCACCATGCAACACAGCACTGTCAGTTAGACTACTTTGTGTGTTACTCCTCCATCTCCGCTTTTCTGGGAAATGCATCACAAACAAACTATGCAGCCGCCAACACATTCCTCGACATGTTCTGTCAGTACAGGCGCAAACTCGGCCTGCCTGGACAGTCTATCAACTGGGGCGCTCTAAACCTCGGCCTCCTCTTGAACAAGGCACATTTCCAGCGATTTCTGGAGGTAAAAGGGATGATGGTGTTGCATGTGGCTGAAATTCATAAAAGCCTGGAGCAGTGCCTTGTGCTCAATCGGCCCCAGCAGGCTGTTTGCAGGTTTCACTTCAGAAACATCAGGTACAACATCCTCTCTCAAAATGCGGCCTTGACCATGCGCCTCTCCGCATTAGTTGAGGAGGCTTTCCAAAAATCCAAAGAGACCGATTCTCAAACTAAACAAGCCAAATCTGTCTCACCAAAAGAGTATGTCGTCTCTCTCCTTAGTGAGACCATTGGCATGGATCGGAGTGAGCTGGACGATGAATCACCTCTCTCATCCTTAGGCATTGACTCCATGCAGGCCATGACTCTGCAGAATCTGATCTTTCAGGAGAGAGGTGTGAATGTGCCCTTGGTGAAACTGCTGGATCCCAATGCCACACTATCAACAGTGGTAGCTGTACTGAGTGAAGGAGCTGAATGTGAAAATTTCAGCAACAACCCAGTGAGTAATAACTCCACTGAAGACATGGAGGATCATTTAACCatattgtaaaaatgacaaaggcATATATAGAATATGTAAATAGCATCACTTATCAGAACATCATAAGAGTGGAACAGTAgaaaattttgtcatttaattcaaTAGAAGGCTTCCGATGGCCATTGCAACACAACAGCATTATTGTTATAAGGCCACATGTTTGTATtgtactttgcttttttttttgttttttgtttttttaaatgtttggtcctggttgttgttttggtttattttgctATTGTAGATTTAAATTGTTATAACCATACACCGTGTTATTTTACTCACTTTTTTTGAGACATGCCcaatttttagtgtttttgagtgttttgaaTCAGTTTTATTAATTCTGCGTATTGACATGTTCATgatggaaatttgaaaaaagcattacaattaaatagaaaatatgtaCAATGTAAGGTATTCAATGTATACAGTGAATAATTTATATAGAATATGTgcattttttgtattattttattaatattcaaTAAATGTTCATCTGTAAAGCTCATCTGTAATTTCTCAAGTCTGTGAAAGTGTTTGGTCCACATAATACTAACATCAACTTACTTTTATCTGCCTGTTTTACATTCACTCATCTTTTACAGGTCATGGTCAGTTCTCATCACTGCTAGCTCAATGATCCTGACTGACTGTCAACTTTATGgtgatgatggaaaaaaaagcacgTGATACAGTATTCTGTCATGTCCCACAAATGTTCATTTGGCAGCATGTATGATTACTGAGTCTTCTGCTGTTTGAACCAATAATTTATCAGATCATGTGGACAAAGATATTGTTCTCCGCTAGGACATTGCAACTGCAAGGAAAGACgtgtaaataaaatgagaacAGATACTGTAATCTATTATTTCAGCATTTGCACCAATGTTTTCCTAACTAAAGCAAAATTACTTCACAATGAAAGAGGCAATTCATCCTCTCAATCAACAAATGGTTTGGCTGTATGACTACTCTGAGGTGTGTTTGCCAGTTTCTGCaactgatttaaatgattaGTTTTCAATTTTTGATATCATAGAAAACTTTAATGACACTTTAGTGACACCAAACAATTCTCACACCATGGCAACGGGcgatgttttcatgttttgcttCATCATGACACAACAGATGAATCTGCCAAGTTCTCTGTGTACTTTACAgggttgttttatttacagatatTCTTTCATGCAGGTTACACAATCTCACATTTATCAAGAGTGTCAGAAGGAGCTCCCGACTGGCACAGTCATTTCAACATCATGGAATGTTCACTGCTTAAAATCAACTATGCTTCAAACtttagaaataataaaacaaaacaaaacaaatatggaGCGCTTCGAATCTCCATTTAAAGATCACggcattttaattcattttaattttgaatcgTATTATATTAACATAGGCCTTAACAGTGTCACTCACTGTGCATCTTTGGGCCACATGGGGGCACTATACAGACTCTTAAGCACCATTAACCAACATGGGGTAACATTACACTGGACCCTTGACAAagtatacaacaaaaacaatgtagtTCTATGGCAATAGACATAACATATATCAGGGTTTGGCTTCACTAACAATACTTGTCGGTAAGATAAATTAATTGCAGGGTTTTGTCTCTTCAGAGGATTTGATCAtgatatataataaaaacataaaatatctcATTCTATGATTTAACGAGCTGTTATGCAACAAGATTTAAGACATGATCAagcatatttttaatgtaaagctaTAAGCTGACTATCAACACTTGGTTCTTAACATATCCGGGAAATGTAACCGTCGCACACTGACGATCACAGTTACTGCACAGGTCTTCATCAGAAAAGTTGTCAGCAACATACTTATACACATTACAATAGAAATCAGAAATTAGCACAGCACTATATTCAGAAATCTGTGACTGAGCCAAGATTTCAATGgaaaaacaactataaaataTACTTAGACTTGGAGTTATATAAACAAGCcttctgcaaaaacaacaccaaaaaaatctACCAATTTGACTGCTATGAGAACAATACCACAGCAGTCAGATAGTGAAATCCAAGCATTTTCATgcattcaaaaaaacattttttactcaTCATTCAAAGTAATCTTCGACGTAGTAcatgaaattattaattattcattactATACTTGTCAAAGTGGCCAGTGTACTGTTAGGGTCTAGTATTGTAACCAAAGATACATTCACGCCTGTCTCCTGGAAAATCTTATTCTGAAGAGTCATGGCCAACATCGAGTCAATACCCAGTGCACCCAGAGCAGAGTCGTCATCCAGCTCATCTGCACTAACATTGATTATGTCACTGACAATTACTCTCACACTTTCATGTGTGGAAGGCAAATACTGAACTTTGAGTTCATTCCTTATATTATCTTTGAGCTCCATTGCCACTAAAGCTGACAGTCGTTCTCTGAGAGatgcattttgtgaaaaaacatgaatgttaaGATTTTTGAAGTTGAACTTGCATATGACTTGTTGTGGTCTGTTCATCAGAAGACACATTTCAAGCGCCTCGTGAacctcacacacattcattatCATCATCCCTTTTGCCTCTAAGAACTTTTGGAAATGGTCTTTGTTCAACAAGAGACCAAGGTTCAAAGGACCCCAGTTGATGGACTGTCCAGCAAGCCCAAGGTTTCTCCgataatgacaaaatatgtcAAGGAATGAATTGGCTGCTGCGTAGTTACACTGTGAGGCATTGCCAATGAATGAAGAGATGGAAGAGTAGCACACAAAGTAATCAAGTTTGTTGTGAAGTGTTGCATAGTGAAGATTTAGAGCCCCACTCACTTTGGGCTGCAGCACCTTTCGGAAGAGCGACTCATCAAGTGTTTCAATCAGTGCGTCATGTAATACTGCAGCACTGTGAAACACTCCTTTGACTGGACAAGAAGAGAATCTTTGTTCAATCTTTGAGATTGCATCCACTACCTGCATTGACACAGAAACATCACATTGGACATTTATGATACTAACCCCATATCTTTTTTGGAGGAGTCCCATTTCAAACTGCATTTCATCTGTCAGAATACTTCTGGACAGTGTTGCAATGCAACCTCCACCATTATGGGCGATGAACTTCACCGTCTCAAGTCCCAAACCAGAAAGGCCCCCTGTTACAATATAAACACAGCTTTGTTTGAAAAGTTGTCCTGGCCTGGTGAGCAAAGGGATATCAGACACTGGACAATGAGATTCTCCATGATCTAAAACCACCTGCCGCACTGTTTTTGTGGTGAAATAGGACTCAGAATCTGCGTTGGTCTGAGGCTCTTTTACGCTTGATAATTGAAATGTCTCTCCTTTCAAAGGTAGAGATCCTGAATCAAAGCCTAATGACATTAGCCAATTAGAGATATTCCTGTTCTGTACTTGCAGATTGGCTCTCTGGAGAACATTAGCTACATCAAGTTTATGTATGTGCACGTGTTCACTCTTCGTTGCAAACATGCTTGCTGAGTGTGAAGTTGACATGTGACTGctacatacaaaaacaatatgtcTCTCAAGGCCACCATTGTGTTGTATTTCCTGCCAAGAGTGATCAAATgggggcagaaaaacaaatacacgaCTCTGATCAAGATGTAGAGGTGCTCCTCCCAAATGCAGCTGGGAGGAAACACTCCAGCCTGACCTGTTTGCTGTCAGAGCTAAAATTTTCATCAGAGCAGAAGCTGAGTTAGAGGAGACAATGGCCAGCTTTCTGTGCTGTTGTTTTACTATAGGCAGCATTCTCTGCAGGATCTCCCATGCCAGTATGAAGTAAGACACACATGGAGTCTCTCTCAGAAATGAGAAGTTTTTTGTACTGTAGCACACAGCTTCAGGAATTCTAATCTTCGCCATGGCAGGAGCTGGATAACATGAAGCAATATGATCTCCCACTCTCAGATTATGAACATCTTTCCCAACAGATGTGACAATGCCGCTAAAATCTAAAACCAGAAGCTTGTGATTCTGGGATGTGTGCTGGTTCCAATACATTGTCTTGCTGAAGTTTAAATGTGAAGTGGTGACAGGAAAGTAATCAGATGAGTGCACGCATATATTGGTTAGCTGAATCTCAACTGACTTCTCTTGGATAGGATTTGCATTTGTGTTGCAGGGGATGGCAGACATGTGAGCCATTCTGTATGAATCGGTTGTCTGGAGAACAAAGTTGCTCGGATACACTGACTGCATATCACCCTCACATATAGCCTTGTCCTTCAGCGGGGTCTTTGCTATTCTTGTTGCTGATGCTTTCCCTTTGCCGATCATGACTTCTTGTTGTTTGCAGGTTTTAATTACATGAATCAGCATTTGAATGTCATCACTGGTCACAGAAGCAAGGTCAATCAGCTGAAAAGAGAGACCTGCTATCTCTGCCGAACAAGCCCTTGTCATACCAGACAGCACAAAACCCGGACTGACATGATCCACAGTTTTTTCTGTCGATCTATAGGTTATGACACGGACAGTGCAAGACGgtcttctctctttcaaagCTAATACAATCTGGCGATATACCTCACAGCAAGTAACTAACTTCTTCAGTGTCTGTTCAGATGACAACTGATTGAGATTCTCTACACCCCAAATGAAGAGAACATTTTCCACATCCATATTTGTGTTAAGTGAGTGAAACACTAAGTCTTGAAGTTGGTCGGACATCCAATAGTCTCTGCTCTCCACAACAACTGACTCTGGGTCTAAGTATGGCCTAAGTCTTTTAGTAATGCAGAGTTTGTCTTCAAAAactattgcttttattttacaattttgcaaGTCTCTCTTGTCACAAATTGTAATTATTTCATTGTGAAAGAACAGTGACTGAAGAACATTTGAGCAATTGCCCAAAAATGAGATCCTCACCCTCTTAAGTTCCACTAGTACTTTCCCCTCTGTGGTAGAAAAGCAACCACACACTTCAAGGAAGTCTGGGGTCTCTTGAGTTGCTCGTAAATACATGACCATTTTGTCTTGTAATGGTCCTGAAATGGCGACACAACCTATAGCTGAGGGGAATCCCTGCTTGGCTGTTAGCCGTCCAACAGCTACCACTGCAGTCATTTGAAGGAAATAGTCTAATAACACAGGGTGGATGAAATAGTCATGAAGGTGTTTTAGAAGTTCTCCGGGGACTTGAATTTTTGTCACAGCTTCCTTGAATTCATCCCCAAAATGCACATCATCGAGCTGTTTGAAGACAGAGCCATATTCAAATCCTGCTTGAGAAAGAATTGAATaaatctcttttctcttcaaaatgaatttgcacCTTTGACGGATCATGTTAAGAGAAATGGTTGGTTCCTCTAACAGTGGTTGGCCATCTGTACTCTTGTATGTGCCAGAGGCATGTGTTGCGCCAGAAGACTGTATTTTAAAAGAGGCCTCAGTATCTGCATGCTTAACTGTTACTTTCAACTGATGACAGTTTGAGCTGAGTGTAAACAGACTCTCAAATCTAACACTGAGCTGGAGCAGAGAAGCAGGTTTCTTTGGTTTTAGGCTTGCTATCACCGAGGCATAAGCTAGTTCAACATAAAATGCACCTGGCACAATGGAAACACCATTGTTTTTATGCTCCCAAAGATATGGTGCAGTCTCTAATGAGAGGTTGCACATGTACTCTTTATCTACCTTTGTTTGGGATATGAGTGTTTGGGGAGAAAAAGCAGATAATTTATTACCTCTTCTTACATCTTCAAAATTCAGTTCTTTCTTTGAGTGGTCGAACTGATAGATTGGAAGAGCTGTGGGCAATGTCTCATAACCCCTGTAGAGTTGACGCCAGTCCACATTTATGCCCAATTCAAATACTTTTGCCAAAGTAGACAAGATTGTGTCACAATCTTTCTCTGGCTGGACTGAGGAAAGAACTATGGCGTCATTTCCCAGAGTCTCATGTATGTTCCTTTGAAGAGCCCTACGAGGTCCAATCTCCACAAAGACCACATTTCTGCTAGACTGCTTATCTTTGGTGGCAGCATGCAGTGTTTTTTCGAATAGAACAGGTTCTCGGATGTTCTTTGCCCAGTACCTGCCGGTGCTGAAGTCACCATCTGAATACCTGTCTGCAGTCACTGTTGAAAAAAGTTTGCATTCCATGTTGTTAGCATCTAAAGAATCTATGTTCCTCTCAATGTCATCTAATATAGGATCCATCATATGGCTATGATATGCCGCTGGAACATCCAAGATATGGAGGAAGAGGTTTTTATCTCTAAACAGAATCTTAAGTCTTTCATGCAGGATGTCTATAGCATCTGAATCCCCTGACAGTGTGCAGGACAGAGGGCTGTTGAAAGCTGCAACACAAATTTTGCCAGAGAAGACTTTAAGGATTTCTAATACCTTTCCTACAGCCACATTACTGACCACAAGCATTTTCCCACCTGTGACCTTGCTCTGAAGAGTACTGCGGTGGTACAACACTTTAACAGCATTTTCAAGAGAGAGGAGGCCAGAACAGTGAGCTGCAGCAACCTCGCCTACAGAGTGTCCAAGCACTGCATCAGGCTTGACACCCCAGTGCTTTAGGAGAGTGGCGATGCCAACCTGAATTGCAAAAAGAAGAGGCTGGACAATATTTGGTTTGCTGAAATCATCATTATCATAGTCACCAGCAAGCCATTGACTGATAATGGTGCTTTTATGACTCTGGAAGAGATTCTCAACCTCTCTGACCTTATCTCTGAAAACAGGAACCTCTCTCAGGAGCTGATTGCACATACCCTTGTAGGCAACTCCATtcccacaaaacacaaacaccacctGGATGTCTGACTTTGCTGACTCAACCTTTATTTTCAGTGCAGATGCCAGCTGGTGCTGTAAATCTGAGAGGGAAGTTGACAGGAAGGCCTTCTTATATTTGTGTCTGCGATGACTCCTTCCACATGCTGAGGTGTATGACAATGCCTGTAAGTCAACTGTTTGAGCCCTGCAAAGCTTTTGATTGGTGTCAGTGATGGATAGGATCAATGATTTCTCAGAGGCTGCAGATACTACAAAGGGTTTTGGAAAGCCTTTTGGAATCTGTGTGGGAACAGGGCACTTTCTATACTCTCTTAAAATCGCATGTGCATTTGTGCCTCCAAACCCAAAGCTGTTAATCCCAGCTACCCTCTGTAATGACCTATTTGTCTCCCATCTTTCAGTTTTAGACGGAATACTTAGATTAAGAGCTTTTACGTCTACACTTGCACTGTCTTCAGAGTAGAAAACGGAGGGCACAATGGTCTCATGCTTCATCATTAAGAGAACCTTAATGAGTCCGGCCACTCCAGCTGCAGATTCTGTATGTCCAATGTTACCCTTCACAGAGCCAATCCGCAGTGTCTCTGAACCACGACGTCTGGCTTTAGCAATGACGTTTGAGATGCTTCCCGCCTCTGTTGGGTCTCCAACCGGGGTTCCAGTCCCATGTGCCTCTATGTACTGAACGTTTGCGATGTCAGACTCTGAGTAGAGTCTTCGCAGCAGCTCCTCTTGTTGTGTCATAGAGGGTTTGGTGATTGGAGTGACTGAGTGTCCATCTTGGTTAACCGctgttttgctgatgataccccATATTTTGTTGCAGTCTTTTACAGCCTATATACAGGAAGTCAAACAATTAGCAATGTAGCTATTACCTGTAATTGTTAAATCAATGAAATGACTGTAAAGAatataataaacacaataatgtTCTTACATTTTTCAGAGGCTTCAGGAGAACAACCCCGCAGCCCTCCCCTCTACCGTAGCCATCTGTTCTGCTGGAGAAAGGTTTGCTTGTTCCCTCGGGTGAGATCATCTTCGCCTTGCTGAGAGCTACAAACACTCTTGGCTCTATGATAGAGTTGACACCTCCACACAAAGCCATCTCACAGTCTCCTAGttgaaaaagagaataaaatgaaatatggaaTATATAAATACGATGCCTTGGTAAGCTCGCTTTTAGGAATGGCATTTGTAGgtaaaagagaatgaaatacCTTGCTTTATGGCCTGGCAGGCTAAATGTAGAGCCACCAAAGATGAGGAACATGCACTGTCAATGGCAAAAGAAGGGCCAGTGAGATTAAAAGTGAAGGAGATTCTATTGGCAGCCACACTCATGGCTGTGCCAGTGCAATTGTAGTGGGTTACTGTAGTGGGACTGTTACTTCGGAGCATCTCATAATCTCTGTTCATAAGGCCTGCAACACAATCAACGTAGAGTAGGTTACAATTTGTGAATCATAAAATTGTGCTtggaattttaaatgtattatagAGGGATAGTGATCACCTATGTAAACTCCAGTTCTGCTTCCACTGATGCTTTCCATAGCCATTCCCGCGTCTTCTAATGCCCTGTATGTACACTGAAGGAGGAGTTTCTGCTGAGGGTCCATGAAATCAGCCTCTGTTTCAGTGATCCCAAAAAACTTGTGATCAAACTCATTAAACCTAAAAATAATATAGAAATATCA encodes:
- the LOC120789807 gene encoding phenolphthiocerol/phthiocerol polyketide synthase subunit C-like isoform X1 translates to MEEAEDGIAVVGIGCNFPGGEGLENFWKVLVDGRNCSVPIPKERFDLASWYDPDDSKAGKSRTAKAALIDGFNEFDHKFFGVSDREVEQMDPQQKQLLQCVYRALENAGIPMEKASGTRTGVFFGLMNRDYETTAAHVHPSVINHWTGTGLAMSIAANRVSYIFNFTGPSLSIDCACSSSLVALHLACQSIKQGDCDMAVCGGVNCIIEPRVFVALSKAKMLSPEGTSKPFCNKANGYGRGEGCGVVLLKQLKKAIQDHDHIWGIISKTAVNQDGHSVTPITKPSMTQQEELLRRLYSESDLANVQYIEAHGTGTPVGDPTEAGSISNVIAKARRPGSETLRIGSVKGNIGHTESAAGVAGLIKVLLMMKHETIAPSVFFSEETVSVDAKALNIKIPREAEKWEASGARIAGVNNFGFGGTNAHAIVKQYKHSPTRLKNDDKQAKYFVMSANSTKSLSLMIEDTIKQLEADGKVDLDSLLYTSACRRSHLKHKYRKAIMVLSVVDLKEKLRAAVSRNISPSYSDPRVVFVFCGNGVTYHGMCKQLLKHEPVFRNEIKEIAELFKRRSALNILDTLESEFESSDFKNPEVIQPLLFAIQVGITTLLRHWGVKPDAVLGHSVGEVSAAHCSGLLSLEDAVKVLYFRSTLQSRVTGGKMLVTSNMAVSEVTALLPHYSGRVCLAAVNSPHSCTLSGDADAIKSLHEELSTSANSQNLFLRVLDVPVAYHSHMMDPILLEIKETIGSLQVNDLDTELFSTVTGKEIQQGDFCTGEYWARNIREPVAFEQAVRSAAKGKRNTVFVEVGPRRVLQRNILESLDNDTTVLASVQPEKDHETIMSVLSKLFELGVQVDWNIFYKGYETLPLPFPKYRFDCSDRDIIIGAAQRNTASNHPVLCQTGSESNIFTCDLMSDASFYLKEHKHNDIPIIPGAFYAELGLAAVMASAKPKVPLNSLQLSVNFHSPCVLTLNSPEMKVQLKQTEKETSFTVFSPSAMYASGTVVSKRERVIEEQCISLSSIYKRCKSVVSSREFYGYLSQGGFQYGDVLQNKGTVHYGEDLKEAIAVVSVPKELRSQLHDYCIHPVVLDFLMQLLPVTVEHVFAGRPGFPAKIGCLTVFEPLQDEMIVYLRATDVGFDHFEVCGCFADGEGRVLVEVRHVIIKYLGSRSHLVEKYFYHNAFNVITESITSAPPLKALVFCDHIGISKGLQRHLDSRSQYIPFTHAKDILSYGFPYLLAKLNITDIEKNFDEVLFLWGKENLTSLAADVILQNLVSCCEIFRQIVLELKRIHYPHSIRAVTYCSSDITVNHISPGFALVGMTRSFAAEIPDLSCQLIDMSTVSAKDIAALSDVLQSYPCSKYPELVVKDGLILKPSIVRTPAEIIDSSGRSFTTTVSEPCILQTADAHKITQVSAIHSDEGALPISDTSVEIQPNKICVHSSDYFPVSAAHLKFGQTLYWNKHSSQNHKLLALDFSGTVIAVGKDVKKLKVGDHVASCYPVVAASKVRVPEDACYSTKRFPFLQKTPCVSYFVLAWEILHRALPKAKNHLGIISSVPESALVKVLALTSYKSGWNVIVRTQCNGSIVNVSQMDALVVLPPTDKSLIDKICNFSGVQHVVIICESQMQGLLARDVFHSVKENVRVQTIQMPVILQKGSLSAQRPHIYHWIKSLNLSRKFSLKSFTFQSVKHDSTENLHLEKPESYFSSKTLAVLALEKDVNGTLSEIPLLPTKKQLFRKTAVYIVAGGLSGLGFETVKFISQRGGGYIAILSRSKPTLDVQQEIHNVEKQCGNCIISMECDISVSEHVQKVISVIGQKFPGCPVRGVFHSAVVLHDGLIETLDRSLYEKVLKPKVSGALNLHHATQHCQLDYFVCYSSISAFLGNASQTNYAAANTFLDMFCQYRRKLGLPGQSINWGALNLGLLLNKAHFQRFLEVKGMMVLHVAEIHKSLEQCLVLNRPQQAVCRFHFRNIRYNILSQNAALTMRLSALVEEAFQKSKETDSQTKQAKSVSPKEYVVSLLSETIGMDRSELDDESPLSSLGIDSMQAMTLQNLIFQERGVNVPLVKLLDPNATLSTVVAVLSEGAECENFSNNPVSNNSTEDMEDHLTIL